The nucleotide window TGAACCAAAGTATTAGGCCAATGAGAAATGTAAGTAAGCCGTAGGCAACTTTCTTTTTATCCATTGAAACACCTCTAATACCCTCATGACGGATACGTTTAAACCTTTCCTTTAACCATAAAAATCATACAAGGAATGTAGCTATAAAAGATGAGTGAAATTACTCATTTAACTCTTAAATGTAAATTTATTGAATAACATTCTGGATGTTTGTTATGTATGGGCGTGGTAGGTTTTATGGTGTTTTGCTGGCTACGACCATAGCATCCTTCATATCCCCATTTACAACTTCATCCATAACTGTTGCATTACCCATTTTAGCTGAAGAGTTTAGTGTTGGTTTAGCTGAGGTTAATTGGGTTGTCAATGTATATTTGATTGCATTGGCTTCCACGATCCTCATGTTTGGCGTTATTGGTGATTGGTTTGGTAGGAGTAGAATATTCATTGCTGGTGTTGCGATGTTTGCAATTACATCTTCCATTATGGTTATTGTGCATGATTACCTTAGCTTATTAGTGTTTAGGCTTTTACAGGGGTTAGCTGCATCCATGATTTCAAGTACTGCTGTAGCTATATTGAGTGAACTTCTACCCATTGAGAGGAGGGGGATGGGTATAGGTTTGAATACCATGGCAGTCTACATTGGCCTAACACTGGGACCTCTAATTGGAGGGTACATTACCAACTACTTTGGATGGAGAACCCTATTCATATTAAAAGCCTTCATAGCATTTCTAAGCTTAAGTTTAGCCATAACCCTCCCAAAAACAAGTAGAGGAGTGAGTGTGAAGCCCAATTTTAAAATGTCAGCATTAATTGTATCATCAATTATCATGATAATCTATGGAGCATCAAACATAAATTCATCATATGGAGTTATCATGGCATCTTTAGGGTTAATGGCATTAACCTCCACACTAGTAGTGGAGCGTAGAAGCCCAAAGCTTATACATCCAATGATACTTAGGAGGAAGCCTTTATCTGCAAATATATCTGCACTACTCAACTATAGCGCTACATACGCATTAACCATACTACTAAGTTCCTACCTCCAAAGGTTGCGGGGGTTAAATCCAAGTGAAGCAGGCTTAATACTAACCACACAATCAATATTCCAAGCAGCACTCTCACCAATCACCGGATTACTAGCAGATAAATATAATCCATCAATACTGGCTTCAATGGGAATGTTCACAATAACTTTTGGTATAATCGGCTTAACACAAATAAACCCAACAACACCCATAAACCAAATAATATACACACTAATAATTTTGGGTGTTGGATTCGCATTCTTCTCATCACCAAACACCACTGCAATCATGAACATGAGCCCAAAGGAAGCCTACGGATCCACATCAGCACTACTAGCCACAATGAGATTCCTAGGACAAGCAATAAGCACATCAATAACAACATCCATAATGAATATACAAGGAGACTTAATGACCACAATAAAAACATCAATGGCAATATATACAATCCTAAGCATACTCGGAGCACTACTATCACTAACAGCTGGAATGGAGAAACCTAGAAAATTATTCAAAAACCAATCTAACTATACTAACACTGCACAAACATAAATGATGAAGTTAAATATTTACTCCTCAAACAGAATTCTCTTCAAATCATCAATGCCCATCGCAATTAAGTAATCTCCACGCTTATAGTCTTCAATTCCTTCACGTATCCTCTTCAAGCCTTCCCTATTAATAAGCTCCTCCATAGTTGCCAAAATAGAGATAATGTTATCTAAATGTTTTATTAGATCTTCAATCAAACTTTTAGGTAAAGTTATGGTCTCATCCATATACATGCATCAATGAGTTACCCTACACTTAAACATTTCCTACAGCTGTGCTTTCATTTTGGAGATATATGCGTTCTTCACAGCTTTCTGAGTATGGTCTTATGTGATTGTAGTTTCTTTCGAATTTTAATTTTGGATTTAGTTTTCTTAGAACATATATGCAGACTGGTTCTGAAATTATTTTGCAGGAGATTTTTGTATCTATTTTGATTATAAGTGAAAGTTTTAGGACTGGGCAGGGATTCTTGGCGCGGGTGATAAGCTCCCTATCATCAAGCTTAACGACTTCAATATCGCTCTCCCTTAAGCGGAGGAATTTAATGTAGAAGAGGTTTAATACATCATTCATGGATTCAACCCTCCTAGGCTTTAATGTCCAAAGCCATCCGAGGAAGTAGAATGCACATTTAGCAATGAGCAATATGAACATTTTAGGTTTAGATATCTTAGACATCTCCAACTCCCAATTTTAAGATGAATTTACGTACAATTAACATTAATCTCGATGTAGAATGTATTTCATTTAGAGTTTAATAAGTAATTTCCATGTAGGAGGGAGTTACAATTTATATCCAGCAAAACTCTCCCCATAAATATTGCTACTACAACAGTAGTAAAAATTACAAATTTTACTACTCAAACAGTAGAAATTAATTATCATGATGAAGAAGGTGAAAACATTCAAGAGGGTAACATCACTTATGAATAAATTTAAATTGTAATGGTTGTTTACAACTTAAAGATATTTGTGAAAGTTACATTATCACCTTCTTCTTAATGATTTATGTGCCTATGCTTTTGAGGTATGGATTCTCCTTCAATTCACGTTCCATCGTCGTTATCTCACCATGTCCCGGAAGTATTATATAATTTCCATTCAGTTCAATAAGCTTCTTAAGTGATTTCCACATTTCACCTTCAGAACTTTTATCGAAATCCACTCTACCTATAGAATCCTTAAATAGTGTATCGCCAGTGAATAGTAGGTTTTCAATGGCTATGCATATACTCCCCATGGTGTGTCCCGGCGTATGTATAATCTTCAAATCCACATTCCATGGAAGTTTAATTGTATATTCACCTGATAATGGTTTAATGTTCTCTGGAGGTTGGAAAACTTCACCATACATATTCTCAGCAAAACCACTATATTTACGCGTTAAATTTACATCCAATTCATGTATCATGAGGGGGACATTGAAATTCTTGGATAACTTGTTGGCGTAGAATATGTGATCGAAATGCCCATGGGTTGCAATAATGTATGGGATTCTATTTACACCTACACGTTCAATTGCACTATAAATCATATTGAGGTATGCTCCTGGATCTATTATAATGCCAATTTCACCCTCATACACTAGGTAGGTGTTGGTTTGTAGGGGGCCTCCAACTATCTTAAGATAATTCATTTTGAATTCAAAATTAATTGAGTGAATCTATGATTTTAAATGTTATTTGGATTGGAGGGCACCCCTTATTGATTCAACGTTCAACTGAATGTGTAATGGATTTCCAGCTATCCTACTTCCACCTTCAGGATCTTTAAGTCCACTACCAGTTACTAGGCATACCACTTCATCTTTCCTATCAATTATCCCGGATTCTAGGAGTTTTGAGATTGCAGCTATGGAAGCTACGGCTGATGGTTCTGCAAATATCCCTTCGAACTTTGCAAGCATCTTCATGGCTTCAAGAATCTCATCATCCGATACATATTCAGCGTAGCCATTGGATTCCCTTAAAGCTTTTATGGCTAAGGGAGCATCATAACCCCATACGCCAATCAAACCTTCAGCTATGGATTCACCGCAACTCTTCAATGGAGAGATTAATCCACTCTTAAAGCAGTGGACTATTGGGGCTCCTGAAACAGGTCCAGTGGCAATCATCTTTGGAAGCTTGTTTATGAAGCCTAACTGGTATAGTTCTTTAAACCCCTTCCACATACCATATAGATGAGTACCATTACCAACATTATCTATAACCCAATCTGGAACTCTCCAATCAAGTTGCTCACAAATTTCATATGCTATTGTCTTATCACCCTCCACCCTAAACCTATTATAACCCGGAGTGGCGTTAAGGACATTTAAACCCTTAATTGCCTCTAAATGGGCTTCAAATATCTCCTCATAAATCCCATCAACGAGGAGTGTTTTCGCCCCATAAACTAAGCATTGCAATACTTTACCCTTGGAGGCTTTTGAAGGCATAAATACATAGCAATCCAATCCAGCCCTAGCAGCATAAGCAGCCAGCGAAGAAGCAGCATTACCAGAAGATACACATGACACACCCTTAAACCCAAACTTTAAAGCCATATTAATCGCCATTAAGCTTTCACGATCCTTAAAAGACCCCGTAGGATTCTGCGCTTCATTCTTCAACAATAAATGCTTTATTTTCAAATGCTCAGCAATTCTACTACCCCTTACAAGTGGAGTTCCACCCTCACATAGAGTTATAAGATTAGCATCACCTTCAAAGCCTAGAAGCTCCCTATACCTCAACGCATTAAAAACCCTTTTAGAAAACAAATCCCTACCCACAACACTTCCAATTGCAGCATAATCATATGCAACCTCAGTTATACCCTTAAATACAGTTACACCATAAACCCTCTCAACACCACACTTCGGGCATACAAAGAATTCTGGGTTTAATGGAAATAATTCACCACAATTCACACACCTAAAACCCTCAACAAACATGACATACACCAATAAACCCAAGAATAATTGCTGAAAACTGCATAAGAACATTTCCAATTCAAGATTTATGGAACTTCATGAGAAACCATACAATTCAATAGGTAAGTGTTCTCTTAAATTTAAATAGTAGGGGGTGGAAGTAAATATTAGGGGGTGATAGTCATTGTACTTCTCATTAGAAGTGAAGAAGAGGAGGGAGGACTTCTACAATATGGAGGAGGAGCTTGAAACTCTTAAGAGGGAAATCCTCGACCCTAAAACGAGGATGATAGTGATTAAGGGGGTTAGGAGGACTGGGAAATCTTCCCTCATGAGGGTAGCATTAAACGAATTAAAAACCCCACACATATTTATAGATTTAAGGTTGAGCGGCCCCCTAACTCCAGAAGCCATATATGAGTATTTCTCAATGGAGCTTAGCAAATTCCTTGAAGATGGATTGTTGAGAAGGATGCTATCTAGGGTGAGGGGGGTGGAAATTTCAGGTTTAAAATTGGAGTTCGCTGAGAAGAGGATGGATGTTTTGGGGAGGATTCTAGATGAACTTGGAAGGTGGGCTGAAGGTAGACAAGTGGTGATGGCATTGGATGAAGCTCAAGAATTAAGAATTTTAAGGGGGTTTGATAAGATACTAGCCCACATCTATGATTACGTTGGTGGGATAAAGATTATGCTAGCTGGATCCGAAATAGGGTTACTGGATAAACTGCTTGGAATCTCAAATCCAAAAGCTCCACTATTTGGAAGACCATTCTCAGAGATAAATTTAAAGAAGCTGAATTGGGAGAAGGCTGTGGAATTCTTGAAGATGGGTTTTGAACAAGTGAATATCAAAGTTTCTGAAGATGAGATTCAAGATGCAGTTTCAAAACTGGATGGAATAATAGGGTGGCTTACATTCTACGGCCACCTAAGAGCTAAGGGAGATCCATATGCATTGGAGAAGGCTGTGGAAAATGGTTCAAAAATGGTGGCTGAAGAATTCAACCAATTCCTAAGTGGTAGGCAAATAGCTAGGAAGAGGTATATTGAGGTTGTGAAGACATTAATTAAACCATCAACCTGGAGTGAAGTGAAGAGGAGTTTAAGGGGTTTTGCAAATGTAAATGATAAGCAAGTATCAAACTATCTAAAAGAACTCACATATTATGGATTTGTTGAAAAGAAGGATGACTTATACTCCATATCAGATCCACTACTCATTGAAGCCATTAGGAGAGGATATATACGCTAAATTATCAACAATGATGAAAAGCTGTTAAA belongs to Candidatus Culexarchaeum yellowstonense and includes:
- a CDS encoding MFS transporter, whose protein sequence is MYGRGRFYGVLLATTIASFISPFTTSSITVALPILAEEFSVGLAEVNWVVNVYLIALASTILMFGVIGDWFGRSRIFIAGVAMFAITSSIMVIVHDYLSLLVFRLLQGLAASMISSTAVAILSELLPIERRGMGIGLNTMAVYIGLTLGPLIGGYITNYFGWRTLFILKAFIAFLSLSLAITLPKTSRGVSVKPNFKMSALIVSSIIMIIYGASNINSSYGVIMASLGLMALTSTLVVERRSPKLIHPMILRRKPLSANISALLNYSATYALTILLSSYLQRLRGLNPSEAGLILTTQSIFQAALSPITGLLADKYNPSILASMGMFTITFGIIGLTQINPTTPINQIIYTLIILGVGFAFFSSPNTTAIMNMSPKEAYGSTSALLATMRFLGQAISTSITTSIMNIQGDLMTTIKTSMAIYTILSILGALLSLTAGMEKPRKLFKNQSNYTNTAQT
- a CDS encoding MBL fold metallo-hydrolase — encoded protein: MNYLKIVGGPLQTNTYLVYEGEIGIIIDPGAYLNMIYSAIERVGVNRIPYIIATHGHFDHIFYANKLSKNFNVPLMIHELDVNLTRKYSGFAENMYGEVFQPPENIKPLSGEYTIKLPWNVDLKIIHTPGHTMGSICIAIENLLFTGDTLFKDSIGRVDFDKSSEGEMWKSLKKLIELNGNYIILPGHGEITTMERELKENPYLKSIGT
- the thrC gene encoding threonine synthase, producing MFVEGFRCVNCGELFPLNPEFFVCPKCGVERVYGVTVFKGITEVAYDYAAIGSVVGRDLFSKRVFNALRYRELLGFEGDANLITLCEGGTPLVRGSRIAEHLKIKHLLLKNEAQNPTGSFKDRESLMAINMALKFGFKGVSCVSSGNAASSLAAYAARAGLDCYVFMPSKASKGKVLQCLVYGAKTLLVDGIYEEIFEAHLEAIKGLNVLNATPGYNRFRVEGDKTIAYEICEQLDWRVPDWVIDNVGNGTHLYGMWKGFKELYQLGFINKLPKMIATGPVSGAPIVHCFKSGLISPLKSCGESIAEGLIGVWGYDAPLAIKALRESNGYAEYVSDDEILEAMKMLAKFEGIFAEPSAVASIAAISKLLESGIIDRKDEVVCLVTGSGLKDPEGGSRIAGNPLHIQLNVESIRGALQSK
- a CDS encoding ATP-binding protein, coding for MYFSLEVKKRREDFYNMEEELETLKREILDPKTRMIVIKGVRRTGKSSLMRVALNELKTPHIFIDLRLSGPLTPEAIYEYFSMELSKFLEDGLLRRMLSRVRGVEISGLKLEFAEKRMDVLGRILDELGRWAEGRQVVMALDEAQELRILRGFDKILAHIYDYVGGIKIMLAGSEIGLLDKLLGISNPKAPLFGRPFSEINLKKLNWEKAVEFLKMGFEQVNIKVSEDEIQDAVSKLDGIIGWLTFYGHLRAKGDPYALEKAVENGSKMVAEEFNQFLSGRQIARKRYIEVVKTLIKPSTWSEVKRSLRGFANVNDKQVSNYLKELTYYGFVEKKDDLYSISDPLLIEAIRRGYIR